The proteins below are encoded in one region of Marinibacterium anthonyi:
- a CDS encoding N-carbamoyl-D-amino acid hydrolase has translation MTKPEAAVTLAVLQMEPAFGETAANVARSLALIEDAAAKGAQVIVLPELCNTGYMFASRAEAASLAEPVPSGPSSRAWIDIAARLGLHIVAGITESDGDRLYNSAVIIGPSGYLGTYRKLHLWGDEALYFTPGDLGIPIFDTPLGRISCHICYDCWFPEVWRLQAMQGAELICVPTNWVPIPGQDPTREAMANIIVMGAAHSNSLFVAAADRVGTERGQPFIGQSLIVSQTGWPVAGPASASDEETLIATVNLADARRKRNWNDFNQPLRDRRTDLYDTMLGSGLPRGFV, from the coding sequence ATGACGAAGCCCGAAGCCGCCGTCACCCTCGCCGTCCTCCAGATGGAACCCGCCTTTGGCGAGACCGCGGCCAATGTCGCCAGGTCGCTTGCCCTGATCGAGGACGCCGCCGCGAAAGGCGCACAGGTCATCGTGCTGCCCGAACTTTGCAACACCGGCTACATGTTCGCCAGCCGGGCCGAAGCCGCGTCGCTGGCCGAACCGGTGCCCTCCGGCCCCTCCAGCCGGGCCTGGATCGACATCGCCGCCCGACTGGGCCTGCATATCGTCGCCGGCATCACCGAATCCGATGGCGACCGGCTGTACAATTCCGCCGTGATCATCGGCCCCTCGGGCTATCTTGGCACCTACCGCAAGCTGCACCTGTGGGGGGACGAGGCGCTGTATTTCACGCCCGGCGACCTGGGCATCCCGATCTTCGACACGCCGTTGGGCCGGATCTCCTGCCACATCTGTTACGATTGCTGGTTCCCCGAGGTCTGGCGCCTTCAGGCCATGCAGGGGGCCGAACTGATCTGCGTGCCCACCAACTGGGTGCCGATCCCCGGGCAGGACCCGACGCGCGAGGCGATGGCCAACATCATCGTCATGGGCGCGGCCCATTCCAATTCGCTGTTCGTCGCCGCCGCCGACCGGGTCGGCACCGAACGCGGCCAGCCCTTCATCGGCCAGTCCCTGATCGTGTCCCAGACCGGTTGGCCCGTCGCCGGCCCCGCCAGCGCCAGTGACGAGGAAACGCTGATCGCCACCGTCAACCTGGCCGACGCCCGGCGCAAGCGGAACTGGAACGACTTCAACCAGCCCCTGCGCGACCGCCGGACCGACCTGTACGACACGATGCTGGGCAGCGGCCTGCCCCGCGGTTTCGTATGA
- the argE_4 gene encoding Acetylornithine deacetylase: MTARPDVVDLARKLIALDTVNPPGNERAALDLCAGILTQAGFDCRLTPVDGAPLRANLVATRGTGTGPALGFSAHLDTVPFGAAPWRHPPLSGHVEDGRLYGRGSSDMKAAVAAVLVACCDPHTPPGGIAVILTCGEETGCDGARLLVQAAGLPHIGALVVPESTGNAIVHGHKGVLWLKLAFHGVTAHGAMPEAGRNAIGLAVDALTRIRDMPLGPTHPVMGHPTLNIGTIHGGINTNSVPDLCEVTLDLRTLPGTDHADLTRRVADLAGPDATVSPLIDLPSIWTDPDDPWVRATAAMLKDRTGRAAPPASVNYFTDAALLTPALGNPATIIFGPGDPGQPHATNEWVHIDALHDAVPLMRALIRQGLPA; the protein is encoded by the coding sequence ATGACCGCCCGCCCCGATGTCGTCGACCTGGCGCGCAAGCTGATCGCGCTGGACACGGTCAACCCGCCGGGCAACGAACGCGCGGCGCTGGACCTGTGCGCCGGGATCCTCACCCAGGCCGGGTTCGACTGCCGGCTCACGCCGGTCGACGGCGCGCCGCTGCGCGCCAACCTGGTCGCCACGCGCGGCACCGGGACCGGCCCGGCCCTGGGGTTCAGCGCCCATCTTGACACCGTGCCCTTCGGCGCCGCCCCCTGGCGCCACCCGCCGCTGTCGGGACATGTCGAGGACGGGCGCCTGTACGGACGCGGCAGTTCCGACATGAAGGCGGCGGTCGCGGCGGTCCTGGTGGCCTGCTGCGATCCGCACACGCCGCCCGGCGGCATCGCCGTGATCCTGACCTGTGGCGAGGAAACCGGCTGCGACGGCGCGCGCCTGCTGGTTCAGGCCGCCGGCCTGCCGCACATCGGCGCGCTGGTGGTGCCGGAATCGACCGGCAACGCCATCGTGCACGGGCACAAGGGCGTGCTGTGGCTGAAACTGGCCTTCCACGGCGTGACGGCCCATGGCGCCATGCCCGAGGCCGGCCGCAACGCCATCGGGCTGGCCGTCGATGCGCTGACCCGGATCCGCGACATGCCATTGGGGCCGACGCATCCGGTCATGGGGCACCCGACGCTGAACATCGGCACGATTCACGGCGGCATCAACACCAACTCCGTCCCCGACCTGTGCGAGGTCACGCTTGACCTGCGCACCCTGCCCGGCACCGACCATGCCGACCTGACCCGCCGCGTGGCGGACCTGGCCGGACCCGATGCCACCGTGTCCCCGCTGATCGACCTGCCGTCGATCTGGACCGATCCGGACGATCCCTGGGTCCGGGCCACGGCGGCCATGCTGAAGGACAGGACCGGGCGGGCCGCGCCGCCCGCCAGTGTCAACTACTTCACCGACGCCGCCCTGCTGACTCCGGCGCTTGGCAATCCGGCGACCATCATCTTCGGCCCCGGCGATCCCGGGCAACCGCATGCGACGAACGAATGGGTGCATATCGACGCCCTGCACGACGCCGTCCCGCTGATGCGCGCGCTGATCCGGCAGGGGCTCCCGGCCTAG
- a CDS encoding methionine aminopeptidase, translating to MPLLENGRIVPPWTYRPGPDVSIDPPAGLVRAQELARGAAAAGCAAARPGVSEAQIDLAVSRWLAGQGVGDVWTITNVGVGANAHTCFPTQGPGEQVMGDNDLAMIDVHPVTPDGFWGDCTRCAITGDNPAATAGLADLTALYHEVMAGARSGMPAQDLFGAMHDRMRAEGFTLLDTLANIGHSLTPGAAYLHAFIDATNDTPMWGAWAVEPFAERDGAAVKVEDLYWFGRDGCIRV from the coding sequence TTGCCGCTGCTTGAAAATGGCAGGATCGTCCCGCCCTGGACCTATCGTCCGGGGCCGGATGTATCCATCGACCCGCCCGCGGGCCTGGTCCGCGCGCAGGAGCTGGCGCGCGGGGCCGCCGCCGCCGGTTGTGCCGCGGCCCGGCCGGGCGTGAGCGAGGCCCAGATCGACCTGGCCGTCAGCCGGTGGCTGGCGGGGCAGGGGGTCGGCGATGTCTGGACGATCACCAACGTGGGGGTCGGGGCGAACGCGCATACCTGTTTCCCCACCCAGGGGCCCGGCGAACAGGTCATGGGTGACAACGACCTGGCGATGATCGACGTGCACCCGGTGACGCCGGACGGCTTCTGGGGCGATTGCACCCGCTGCGCGATCACCGGCGACAATCCGGCGGCGACGGCGGGGTTGGCGGATCTGACGGCGCTGTATCACGAGGTGATGGCCGGGGCGCGGTCCGGGATGCCGGCGCAGGACCTGTTCGGCGCGATGCACGACCGGATGCGGGCCGAAGGGTTCACCCTGCTGGATACGCTGGCCAACATCGGCCATTCGCTGACCCCGGGGGCGGCGTATCTGCACGCCTTCATCGATGCGACGAACGACACGCCGATGTGGGGCGCCTGGGCGGTGGAACCCTTTGCCGAACGCGACGGCGCCGCCGTGAAGGTCGAGGACCTGTACTGGTTCGGCCGCGACGGTTGCATCCGCGTCTGA
- a CDS encoding Putative thiamine biosynthesis protein, protein MPNRRSLLASAAAAVLVSGAAFAPAAHAQDLTKLTFIQEWPVPDGFWIPWIVGADQGFYAEEGIELDIVTPPTVADTMKFLGTGRAEVAFTTSMDIIFAKAEEAPVIAIGRYGLGNNWGILSATGAPLEVADLKGKTIGIYNDAWTLAQLGMVLSDAGLGMDDITTVAASDDTVPLLLQKRVDAITGITNAEGTEIVTTTGEAGEFMPAIDHGAPNTPIFALAANTDWLADNPEMAKAFMRATNKSIAYAVSHPDEAIAAFGERYGNAYDPAFIKQQWLDTIPLFGEVGSATMETQLSDWETLVSALDKYDVLDGLLPASEYFTNDYLPE, encoded by the coding sequence ATGCCTAACCGCCGCTCCTTGCTGGCCTCTGCCGCCGCCGCCGTCCTTGTGTCAGGCGCTGCCTTCGCCCCTGCCGCCCATGCGCAGGATCTGACAAAGCTGACCTTCATCCAGGAATGGCCCGTGCCCGACGGGTTCTGGATTCCGTGGATCGTCGGGGCCGACCAGGGCTTTTATGCCGAGGAAGGCATCGAGCTGGATATCGTCACCCCGCCGACGGTCGCCGACACGATGAAGTTCCTGGGCACCGGCCGGGCCGAGGTCGCGTTCACCACGTCGATGGACATCATCTTTGCCAAGGCCGAAGAGGCGCCCGTGATCGCCATCGGCCGCTATGGGCTGGGCAACAACTGGGGCATCCTGTCGGCCACGGGCGCACCGCTTGAGGTCGCGGACCTCAAGGGCAAGACCATCGGGATCTACAATGACGCCTGGACGCTGGCGCAGCTGGGCATGGTGCTGTCCGATGCCGGGCTGGGCATGGATGACATCACTACCGTCGCCGCGTCCGACGACACCGTGCCGCTGCTGCTGCAGAAGCGCGTGGATGCGATCACCGGCATCACCAATGCCGAGGGCACCGAGATCGTGACCACCACCGGCGAGGCGGGGGAATTCATGCCCGCGATCGACCACGGCGCGCCCAACACGCCGATCTTTGCGCTGGCGGCCAACACCGACTGGCTGGCCGACAACCCGGAGATGGCCAAGGCCTTCATGCGCGCGACGAACAAGTCGATCGCCTATGCCGTGTCGCACCCCGACGAAGCCATCGCAGCCTTTGGCGAACGCTATGGCAACGCCTACGACCCGGCATTCATCAAGCAGCAATGGCTGGACACGATCCCGCTGTTCGGCGAGGTGGGCAGCGCGACGATGGAAACGCAGCTGTCGGATTGGGAAACGCTGGTGTCCGCGCTGGACAAGTACGACGTGCTGGACGGGCTGCTGCCGGCGTCGGAGTATTTCACCAACGACTACCTGCCGGAGTGA
- the repB-Ia gene encoding Plasmid replication initiation protein RepB-Ia, with product MTQFRQITERESLRKHVAAIHVGGKLSLLQRKLSNCLLLHAYDDLLTRPSHRIDAETLCALSGYASRDRDTLKAALRALAETTAEWNMLGDNGEEEWGISSLLSYAKLSGGVCEYAYSAPLAAKLYDPAVFSMINMRIQRNFTSGHALALYENCFRFVRTGSTGWWELDVFRRLMGVHDMAYYDDFSKLNAKIIKPSVKEVNAVSDITLVAEVRRESRKAKYIRFLITRNGQETLFDLGDDDAVRKSAAYNRLVENGISGRLAQRWIAEHGEDYVGEKLDFVESERRQGRVRKTPAGYLAAAIKGDFKPADAPALAAVPAPEPAGPTEEQLAEQARDEERARDADWRKACLDVIEAQLEKRSPASRKAMKDRFERMLDDEFERGQFRRYGWQARGVFPKIREFWADLVPEGLPSRDG from the coding sequence GTGACCCAGTTCCGTCAGATCACCGAACGCGAAAGCCTTCGCAAACATGTGGCCGCCATTCACGTTGGCGGCAAGCTGAGCCTGCTGCAGCGCAAGCTCAGCAATTGCCTGCTGCTGCATGCCTATGACGATCTGCTGACGCGCCCGTCGCACCGGATCGATGCCGAGACGCTGTGCGCGCTGTCGGGCTATGCGTCACGCGACCGCGACACGCTGAAGGCCGCGCTGCGCGCCCTGGCCGAGACGACCGCCGAATGGAACATGCTGGGGGATAATGGCGAAGAGGAATGGGGCATTTCCTCGTTGCTGTCCTATGCCAAGCTGTCCGGCGGGGTTTGCGAATACGCCTATTCCGCGCCGTTGGCCGCCAAGCTGTACGATCCGGCCGTGTTTTCGATGATCAACATGCGCATCCAGCGCAACTTCACCTCGGGCCACGCCCTGGCGCTTTACGAAAACTGTTTCCGCTTCGTGCGCACCGGGTCGACCGGCTGGTGGGAACTGGACGTGTTCCGCCGGCTGATGGGTGTGCACGACATGGCCTATTACGACGATTTCTCGAAGCTGAACGCCAAGATCATCAAGCCATCGGTGAAGGAGGTGAACGCCGTCTCCGACATCACGCTGGTGGCCGAGGTCCGCCGCGAAAGCAGGAAGGCGAAGTACATCCGGTTCCTGATCACCCGCAACGGGCAGGAGACGCTGTTCGATCTGGGCGACGACGACGCGGTGCGCAAGTCCGCGGCCTATAACCGGCTGGTTGAAAACGGAATCTCGGGCCGGCTGGCGCAGCGGTGGATCGCCGAACACGGCGAGGATTACGTCGGCGAGAAGCTGGATTTCGTCGAGTCCGAACGTCGGCAGGGCAGGGTGCGCAAGACCCCGGCGGGCTATCTGGCGGCCGCGATCAAGGGCGATTTCAAACCGGCCGACGCCCCCGCGCTGGCCGCGGTTCCCGCGCCCGAACCTGCGGGTCCGACCGAAGAACAACTGGCCGAACAGGCGCGCGACGAAGAGCGCGCGCGCGATGCCGACTGGCGCAAGGCCTGCCTGGACGTGATCGAGGCGCAGTTGGAAAAACGATCGCCGGCAAGCCGCAAGGCGATGAAGGATCGGTTCGAACGGATGCTGGACGACGAATTCGAACGCGGACAGTTCCGCCGGTATGGCTGGCAGGCGCGGGGGGTCTTTCCCAAGATCCGCGAATTCTGGGCCGACCTGGTGCCGGAAGGTCTGCCGTCACGCGACGGGTAG